Proteins encoded by one window of Rhodamnia argentea isolate NSW1041297 chromosome 6, ASM2092103v1, whole genome shotgun sequence:
- the LOC115757445 gene encoding exopolygalacturonase-like codes for MAIPGRAALIICLAVVISSCEARGAIDPLVRRAHGAMNGIADPREKIFNVLTFGAKPDGRHENSMQFQRTWKAVCEWPGKVKMVIPAGRFLVGPLVFTGPCKNREPIVVQIRGTLLSASPDQLDDFPMDVDNWIQFYDIHGLIVIGGGTLDGQGASVWPHSLDSNQGPGLPVNLMFQKVSNAIVRKLSSVNPKGFHIGVVQCNNIRLYNLRIIAPEDSPNTDGIHISRSNLVKIARTQISTGDDCIGMIQGSTNISVKKVTCGPGHGISIGSLGKYENEADVRGVIVTNCTLSNTDNGVRIKTMRGPKAIASQASSLIFQDIVMNNVKNPIIIDQEYNAHGKNQVNPSLVKISDVHFNNIRGTSTSPVSVQVVCSKKVPCQNIHFYNINLDYVGRPVTALPPGGTSACSYAQGLFYGGIQKPPACH; via the exons ATGGCCATTCCAGGAAGAGCGGCTCTAATCATTTGTCTAGCGGTGGTAATTAGTTCTTGCGAAGCCCGTGGCGCAATCGACCCCTTGGTGCGTCGAGCTCATGGAGCTATGAACGGCATTGCTGACCCGAGAGAGAAAATCTTTAATGTCCTGACTTTTGGAGCCAAGCCGGATGGACGACATGAAAACTCAATG CAATTCCAGAGGACGTGGAAAGCGGTATGCGAGTGGCCAGGGAAAGTGAAGATGGTGATCCCAGCGGGGAGATTCTTAGTGGGCCCGCTTGTTTTCACAGGCCCATGTAAAAACCGAGAGCCCATAGTTGTCCAGATCAGGGGGACGCTGCTGTCTGCATCGCCAGACCAATTAGACGACTTTCCCATGGACGTCGACAATTGGATCCAATTCTACGACATACACGGGCTTATTGTGATCGGAGGAGGGACTCTTGATGGCCAAGGTGCTTCTGTCTGGCCACACTCTCTTGATAGCAACCAAGGTCCTGGCCTCCCAGTT AATTTGATGTTCCAGAAAGTCAGCAACGCGATCGTCCGCAAGCTCTCTTCGGTCAACCCCAAAGGATTTCACATCGGAGTCGTCCAGTGCAACAACATCAGATTGTACAACCTTCGCATCATCGCGCCTGAAGATAGCCCAAACACCGATGGGATCCATATTAGCAGATCCAACCTGGTGAAGATAGCAAGAACCCAGATCTCAACCGGGGACGATTGCATCGGCATGATTCAAGGTTCTACCAACATTAGCGTCAAAAAAGTAACATGTGGCCCGGGCCACGGTATAAG CATTGGCAGCCTTGGCAAGTACGAGAATGAGGCAGATGTTAGAGGGGTCATTGTGACGAACTGCACACTTTCAAACACAGATAATGGAGTCAGAATCAAGACAATGCGAGGTCCAAAGGCAATAGCAAGCCAAGCTTCAAGCCTAATTTTTCAGGACATTGTTATGAACAATGTGAAGAATCCTATCATCATAGACCAAGAGTACAATGCTCATGGCAAGAACCAG GTCAATCCATCGCTAGTCAAGATCAGTGATGTTCACTTCAACAACATTAGGGGGACATCGACATCACCCGTTTCGGTTCAGGTGGTGTGCAGCAAAAAAGTTCCCTGTCAAAACATCCATTTCTACAACATAAACCTGGACTACGTGGGAAGACCAGTGACAGCTTTGCCTCCCGGTGGCACTTCCGCATGTAGTTATGCACAAGGACTGTTCTATGGAGGCATCCAAAAGCCTCCAGCTTGCCATTAG